In one window of Calypte anna isolate BGI_N300 chromosome 1, bCalAnn1_v1.p, whole genome shotgun sequence DNA:
- the SHISA2 gene encoding protein shisa-2 homolog, with product MRGGRCWLLLAALGWLLPAGAAASGEYCHGWLDGQGGWRDGFQCPERFDGGDATICCGSCALRYCCSSAEARLDQGVCDNDRRQGGGEPGRPGKDGPDGAAVPIYVPFLIVGSVFVAFIILGSLVAACCCRCLRPKQEPQQSRAPGGTRLMETIPMIPSASTSRGSSSRQSSTAASSSSSANSGARAPPTRSQTNCCLPEGTMNNVYVNMPTNFSVLNCQQATQIVPHQGQYLHPQYVGYAVQHDSMPLTPVPPFLDGLQGGYRQIQSPYPHTNSEQKMYPAVTV from the exons ATGCGGGGCGGGcggtgctggctgctgctggcagcgCTGGGGTGGCTGCTGCCGGCGGGGGCCGCGGCCAGCGGCGAGTACTGCCACGGCTGGCTGGACGGGCAGGGTGGCTGGCGGGACGGCTTCCAGTGCCCCGAGCGCTTCGACGGCGGCGACGCCACCATCTGCTGCGGCAGCTGCGCCCTCCGGTACTGCTGCTCCAGCGCCGAGGCGCGCCTCGACCAGGGCGTCTGCGACAACGACCGGCGGCAGGGCGGCGGCGAACCGGGCCGCCCCGGCAAGGACGGCCCCGACGGCGCGGCAG TGCCCATCTATGTGCCCTTCCTTATTGTTGGATCTGTATTTGTCGCCTTCATCATCTTGGGGTCACTGGTGGCAGCTTGCTGTTGCAGATGCCTGCGGCCCAAGCAGGAGCCCCAGCAGAGCCGAGCCCCTGGAGGCACCCGCCTGATGGAGACAATCCCCATGATCCCAAGTGCCAGCACCTCCCGGGGCTCCTCTTCCCGACAGTCGAGCACCGCCGCCAGTTCCAGCTCCAGTGCCAACTCGGGGGCCAGAGCCCCCCCTACCAGGTCCCAGACCAACTGCTGTTTGCCAGAAGGGACCATGAATAATGTCTATGTCAACATGCCGACAAACTTCTCGGTGCTGAACTGCCAGCAGGCGACCCAGATTGTGCCGCACCAGGGGCAGTACCTGCACCCCCAGTACGTGGGCTATGCCGTGCAGCATGACTCGATGCCGCTGACCCCAGTGCCTCCCTTCCTCGATGGTTTGCAGGGTGGCTACAGGCAGATCCAGTCCCCCTACCCACACACCAACAGCGAACAGAAGATGTATCCAGCTGTGACTGTGTAG